Proteins encoded together in one Diceros bicornis minor isolate mBicDic1 chromosome 18, mDicBic1.mat.cur, whole genome shotgun sequence window:
- the NXPH3 gene encoding neurexophilin-3, with protein sequence MQLTRCCFVFLVQGSLYLVICGQDDGPPGSEDPEHDDHESQPRPRMPRKRGHISPRSRPMANSTLLGLLAPPGEAWGVLGQPLNRPNHSPPPSAKVKKIFGWGDFYSNIKTVALNLLVTGKIVDHGNGTFSVHFRHNATGQGNISISLVPPSKAVEFHQEQQIFIEAKASKIFNCRMEWEKVERGRRTSLCTHDPAKTCSRDHAQSSATWSCSQPFKVVCVYIAFYSTDYRLVQKVCPDYNYHSDTPYYPSG encoded by the exons ATGCAACTGACTCGCTGCTGCTTCGTGTTCCTAGTGCAGGGCAGCCTCTATCTG GTCATCTGTGGCCAGGATGATGGTCCCCCTGGCTCAGAGGACCCTGAGCACGATGACCATGAGAGCCAGCCCCGGCCCCGGATGCCTCGGAAGCGGGGCCACATCTCACCTAGGTCCCGCCCCATGGCCAACTCCACTCTCCTAGGGCTGTTGGCTCCACCTGGGGAGGCATGGGGGGTTCTTGGGCAGCCTCTCAACCGCCCGAATCACAGCCCCCCACCCTCGGCCAAGGTGAAGAAAATCTTTGGCTGGGGCGACTTCTACTCCAACATCAAGACCGTAGCCCTGAACCTGCTCGTCACTGGGAAGATCGTGGACCACGGCAACGGGACCTTCAGCGTCCACTTCCGGCACAACGCCACGGGCCAGGGCAACATCTCCATCAGCCTCGTGCCCCCCAGTAAGGCTGTAGAGTTCCACCAGGAGCAGCAGATCTTCATCGAAGCCAAGGCCTCCAAAATCTTCAACTGCCGGATGGAGTGGGAGAAGGTGGAACGGGGCCGCCGGACCTCGCTCTGCACCCATGACCCAGCCAAGACCTGCTCCCGAGACCACGCTCAGAGCTCAGCCACCTGGAGCTGCTCCCAGCCCTTCAAAGTCGTCTGCGTCTACATCGCCTTCTACAGTACGGACTATAGGCTGGTCCAGAAGGTGTGCCCGGATTACAACTACCACAGTGATACCCCCTACTACCCCTCTGGGTGA